One Hemibagrus wyckioides isolate EC202008001 linkage group LG09, SWU_Hwy_1.0, whole genome shotgun sequence DNA segment encodes these proteins:
- the slc18b1 gene encoding MFS-type transporter SLC18B1, with translation MSLSKMNRQQLFTLIAMASINFSSMICYSILGPFFPPEAERKGVSQAVIGLIFGCYAFFTLVGSLILGKYIVQIGAKCMIIAGLLISGLSTIVFGFLDRAPDGTVFIVLCFVIRSVNAVGFAGAVTSSFAVSAKVFPDNIATILGFIEIFTGMGLILGPPLGGWIYHAFGYEIPFIALGSVLILTVPLIMWILPNFDAVASQGSFFKLCSRLKMMLICFVVFTLSSGIGFLDATLSIFAMEAFGLSAESVGLLMVAVSLPYGAASPILGIMSDKYPFIRRWMMAVGGMATAVGFSLLGPVPVFHIKNEFWLTVVMLVVIGFSLCMTCIPTFTEMLICAHENGFEDSLSTLGLVSGLFSAVWSAGMFFGPTVGGFMTQKLNFEWGAGFQGGITFIAAFLLMLFLTKEEIYKPRFKKYKMAECILYTGEKSPLLCSSSETSV, from the exons ATGTCTCTCTCAAAGATGAATCGACAACAACTGTTTACTTTAATTGCGATGGCGTCCATAAACTTCAGCTCAATGATCTGCTATTCAATATTAGGACCATTTTTCCCACCTGAG GCAGAGAGAAAAGGAGTGAGCCAGGCAGTAATTGGGTTAATATTTGGATGCTATGCCTTCTTCACTTTGGTTGGATCACTGATCTTGGGGAAATAT ATTGTGCAAATCGGAGCTAAATGTATGATAATTGCAGGCCTGTTAATTTCAGGCTTAAGTACTATAGTCTTTGG ATTCCTAGACAGAGCTCCTGATGGAACAGTCTTCATAGTGCTCTGTTTTGTCATAAGGTCTGTAAATGCAGTGGGCTTTGCTGGCGCCGTAACATCCTCTTTTGCCGTATCAGCAAAAGTGTTTCCTGACAATATAGCAACAATACTG GGGTTTATTGAGATCTTTACAGGAATGGGTCTCATACTGGGACCACCtttgggtggatggatataTCATGCATTTGGATATGAAATTCCGTTCATTGCTTTGGGAAGTGTTCTGATTTTGACCGTTCCCCTAATCATGTGGATTTTACCAAATTTTG ATGCAGTTGCCTCACAGGGTTCCTTCTTCAAACTGTGCTCACGATTGAAGATGATGCTCATTTGCTTTGTGGTGTTCACGCTGAGCTCAGGAATCGGCTTTTTGGATGCAACTCTGTCAATATTTGCCATGGAAGCG TTTGGCCTGAGTGCTGAATCTGTGGGGCTGCTGATGGTTGCAGTTTCATTACCCTACGGTGCTGCATCCCCTATCCTTGGGATAATGAGTGATAAGTATCCA ttcATCAGAAGGTGGATGATGGCGGTAGGAGGAATGGCAACAGCAGTTGGCTTTTCTTTACTCGGTCCTGTTCCTGTCTTTCATATTAAGAA tgaGTTTTGGCTAACTGTCGTCATGCTGGTGGTCATCGGGTTTTCTCTGTGTATGACCTGTATCCCTACCTTCACTGAGATGCTCATCTGTGCACA tgaaaATGGATTTGAGGACAGCTTAAGCACGCTGGGTTTAGTATCAGGACTGTTTTCGGCTGTGTGGTCAGCAGG GATGTTCTTCGGGCCCACTGTTGGTGGATTTATGACACAGAAACTGAATTTTGAATGGGGTGCAGGTTTTCAAGGAGGAATCACCTTTATTGCT GCATTTCTACTAATGTTATTTTTAACCAAAGAAGAAATCTACAAGCCAAG